The DNA segment GCGACGCCGAGGATCGTCATCGATCGTCCTCCCGGCGAGTTCCCCCCGGCACGGATCGGCGGCCCGGACCGGGCCGTGTGCATGCACCCGCCATGGGGCGTCTCCTTCCCTTATGCGGTGTCTCGCTTTGGCTCCCTATTTGTATGCAAGTTATTGACGAAGGCGCAATATCGAATACACAATGGCTAAATCGGCGGCGTAAGGGATGCAAGCGAAGCCGCAGTTAGTTCTCTTGCATACGCCGGCGTCACAGCAGGGAGTGGAGCGGATGAGCGGCTGGCGTCAGGAACGGGCGGCCCGCGACGCGCGGATCGAGGCGGGCCGCGCCCACGCCTCCGGCAAGGTCGTGGCGGCCGCGCAGGTCGTCGACCTGCTGGAGGCGGTCCTCCGCCCGGGCGACCGGGTCTGCCTGGAGGGCGACAACCAGAAGCAGGCGGATTGCCTCGCGAGGGGTTTGAGCCAGTGCGAACCCGCCCGCGTGCACGACCTGCACATGGTCCAGTCCGGCATCGTGCTGCCGGAGCACCTCGACATCTTCGAGCACGGGATCGCCAGGCGCCTCGACTATTCCTATTCGGGGCCGCAGGGCGGGCGCATCGCCCGCATGCTCTATGGCGGGCAGATCGAGCTCGGGGCGGTGCACACCTACCTGGAGCTGTTCGCCCGCTACTTCGTCGACCTGACGCCGAACGTGGCGCTGATCGCCGGCGTCTCGGCCGACCGCGACGGCAACCTCTATACCGGGCCGAACACCGAGGACACGCCGACCGTCGTCGAGGCCACCGCCTTCAAGAACGGCGTCGTGGTGGCGCAGGTCAACGAGATCGTCGACCGCGTGCCCCGGGTCGACATCCCGGGCGACCGGATCGACTTCGTGGTCGAGGCGGACAAGCCGTTCTACGTCGAGCCGCTGTTCACCCGCGATCCGGCGGCGATGACCGAGACGCAGATCCTGATGGCCATGATGGCGATCAAGGGGATCTACGCCGCGTACGGCATCCGCCGGCTCAACCACGGCATCGGCTTCGGCACCGCGGCGATCGAATTGCTGCTGCCGACCTATGCCGAGCGGCTCGGCCTGAAGGGCAAGATCGCGACCCACTGGGCGCTCAACCCGCACCCGACCCTGATCCCGGCGATCGAATCGGGCTTCGTGAAACAGGTCCACTGCTTCGGCTCAGAGGTCGGCATGGACCGCTACATCCGCGAGCGGCCGGACATCTTCTTCACCGGGGCCGACGGGTCGCTCCGCTCGAACCGGGCCTTCTGCCAGACCGCCGGGCTCTATGCCTGCGACCTGTTCATCGGCTCGACCCTGCAGATCGACCTGATGGGGCATTCCTCGACGGTGACGCAGTCGCGGGTGGCGGGCTTCGGCGGCGCGCCCAACATGGGCTCGGACCCGCATGGGCGGCGACACCCCTCCGACACCTGGATGAAGGCCGGCCGCGAGATGGAGATCACCGGCGATCCGGCCCTGATGCGCGGGCGCAAGCTCGTGGTGCAGATCGTCGAGACCTTCGGCGACAAGCTCGTGCCGGCCTTCGTGGAGCGGCTCGACGCCCTCGAGCTGGCGAAGAAACTCGGGCTCGAGCTTGCCCCGGTGATGGTCTACGCCGACGACGTCACCCACATCGTCACCGAGGAGGGCATCGCCAACCTCCTCCTCTGCCGCACTGCCGACGAGCGCGAGCAGGCGATCCGCGGGGTGGCGGGCTACACCGAAATCGGCCGCAAGCGCGACCGCGCCATGGTCGAGCGTTTGCGCGAGCGCGGCATCGTGCGCCGCCCGGAGGATCTCGGCATCGAGCCCCTCGATGCCGACCGCTCCCTGCTGGCGGCGAAGTCGATCAAGGATCTCGTGCACTGGTCGGGCGGCCTCTACGAGCCGCCGGCCAAATTCCGCAACTGGTGAGGCCCGGAATGGAAAAGCTGAGCTTTCGACACACCACGCGTCGCGCGCTGCCGGGCGCCAGGGCGCAGGCGATCACGGGCGTGGTCGCCTCCGGCGACCTCGAAGTGCTGCTGGAGCGGGTGCTGCCGGCGACCGAGTGCATGGTCGAGATCGAGACCGCGATCCGCGGCTACGCCGAGGTCTGGGACGCGGTCATCGCCGATTTCGTCGCCCGCGCCGAGCCGGGCGGCCTGCGCATCACCGTCAACGACGGCGGCGCCCGCCCCGACACCGTGTCCTTGCGCCTGCTCCAGGGCGCCCGGCTGATGGAGGCCTGACGTGAGCGAGCGCATCACCGATCCCAAGATCACCGATCCAAAGGCCACGAGCTGGTACGAGGCGAGCGCCCGCGCCCGGCTCGACGGCCTGCTCGATTCCGGGACTTTTCGCGAGTTCATCGGCCCCGAGCAGCGCCGGATGAGCCCGCACCTGCCGCTCTTCGACCTGCCGCGCGCCTTCGACGACGGCATGATCGTCGGGGCGGGCCGCATCGACGGCAAACCGGTCCTCGTCGCCGCGCAGGAGGGCCGCTTCATGGGCGGTGCCTTCGGCGAGGTGCACGGCGCCAAGCTCGTCGGGCTCCTGCGCGCCGCCCTCGTGGCGCGGCCCGCCGCGGTGCTGATCCTGTTCGATACCGGCGGCGTGCGCCTCCAGGAGGCCAATGCCGGCGAGACCGCCATCGCCGAGGTGATGCGCGCGATCGCGCAGCTGCGCGCGGCCGGCGTGCCGGTGATCGGGCTGATCGGCGGCCGGGCCGGGGCCTATGGCGGCGGCGGGCTCATCGCCGGCACCTGCTCGCGGCTCGCAATCTCGGAGAGCGGGCGCATCAGCGTCTCGGGGCCGGAGGTGATCGAGACCAACAAGGGGGCGGAGGAGTTCGATTCCCGCGACCGGGCGCTGGTCTGGCGCACCATGGGCGGCAAGCACCGGCGCCTCACCGGCGGCGGCGACGCCTTCGTGGACGACACGGTCGCGGCGTTCCGCGAGGCGGCCCTCGCGCTGATCGGCACCGCGCCGGCCTTCGACCTCGCGACGATGGAGGCCGAACAGGCGCGGCTGGAGGAGCGCCTCGCGCGCTTCGGCGAATGCCGCGACGGCACGGAGATCTGGGCCCGGCTCGGGGTGAACGACCCGGCTGCCGTGCCCGGCATGACCACGGCCGAGTTCGATTCCCTTCTCGCCAGCCTCGGGGAGACCCACCATGACGCTCGCTGAGATCCTGTCGTCGCTGTTTCCCGAGGGCCATGCCGTCACGGCGGCGGACGGGCTGGTGAGCGGCGAGGGACCGTTCCGCGGCGGCCGGCTCGCGGTGATCGGAATCGACGGCGATACGCCCCTCGGCGTCGAGGGGGCGTGCCGCCTCGCCGGCCACGTCCTCGCTGTCATGCGCCGGGGCGAGCGCACCCCGATCCTGGTGGCGATCGACTCCGACAGCCAGCGGATGAGCCGGCGCGACGAGTTGCTCGGCCTCAACGAGTACCTGGCGCATCTCGCCAAGACCCTGCTCCTCGCCGACGCGAAAGGCCATCCGACGGTCGGGCTGATCTACGGCCACTCGGCGGCGGGCGCCTTCATCGCCACGGCGCTGGCGACCCGGGTCCTCGTCGGGCTGCCGGGGGCGAATCCGAGCGTGATGGACCTGCCCTCGGTCGCCCGGGTGACCAAGCTGCCCCTCGACCGGCTGGAGGCGATGGCGAAGGACACGCCGGTCTTCGCGCCCGGCCTCGACAACATGGTCAAGACCGGCGCGGTGCAAGGCGTGCTCGACCCGCGGGCTGCGCTCGGCCCCCAGATCGCCGCGGTGATCGACGCACTGCCGGAGCGCGACGCCCGCGACCGCGCCGGGCGCGAGCGCGGCGGCCGGCCGATCGCGGAAGGCATCGCCGCGCAGGTGGTGCGGGAAGCGACCCAACCCGACGCCCGCGCATGAATCCGGCCGCGGCGGAGTCCTACCGGCGCCACGACCTCCTCGACGTGGCGCCGGGAGCCTGGGCGGCGATGCTGGCGGACCGGCCGGACCTCAAGGACGTGCCGCAGGTCGCGGACTGGGCCCTGTTGCGGCGGCCGGTCATCCTGCGCCGGTCCCATCCGGGGGAGGGGGGACTGGTCCCGGCCGGCCTGCCGCTGCCGCCGCGGGACGGCAAGCGACGCATCGGCCTCGTGCTCCCGCCCGAGGCGGTGCGCCTGCGCGTCCCGGTCGCCCTGTCGGCGACCCGCGCCGCCTGCCCGGACGCCTGGGACGCCGTGGTGGCGGAGGTCGCCGCCCTCGGCGAGGCGCATGGCCTCGTGCCGCGCGCCTTCGGCAGCCTGCTCTGGCAGAGCCTGACCGGGCTGCCCTACCTGTCCGGGACCTCGGACCTCGACCTGCTCTGGCCCGTCGCCGGGGCGGTCCCGGGCGGGTTCCTCGACGGCCTCGCGGCGATCGACGCGCGGGCGCCGATGCGCCTCGACGGCGAGATGCTGCTGCCCGACGGCGGCGGCGTGAACTGGCGCGAACTGCACGAGGCCGCCCCGGGCGAGGCCGTGCTCGTCAAGCACCGCGACCGCCTCGCCCTGCGCGAGGCCGGGGCGATCCTGGCAGGAGATCCGGAATGAGATCCCGAATGAGTGCCGTCGCCACCGCATCGGCCGACCTCCCGCTGCACGCGGGGTGGTCCGAAGAGCATGAAGAGCGGGCCGCTCTCCTCTCCCCGCGAGAAGCCGGGCAAGTCCGACTTCGTCCGTCGGTTGCCGATCCCGGGCAAGCCCGGGATCTGTCGGGGAGAGGGGAGAGCCCACGCCTCGTCTTGTTCCCTGACAGCCCCGCGCTCCCCGCGGGGGACGAGGACCTTCGCGCCGCCGACGCGATCGCGCGGGCCGCCGCCGCCGCCCTGCGGGGAGAACTCGACACCTACCCGAAGCCCGGCCTCGTCAGCCCGGTCGATTCCGGCAGCCACACCGACATGGATGCGGGCACGTTCCGGGCGAGCGCGGCGGCGATCACGCCGTTCTTCGCGGCGCTGGCCCGCGCGGGCGCGGCGGGGGCCGCGATGCCGGCCCTGCGCCGCATCGGCCTCGACGCGGAGACGGCGATGCGGGCGGCGACCGGGGGCGTGAACACCCATCGCGGCGCCATCTTCGGGCTCGGCTTGCTCTGCGCCGCGGCCGGGGCACGGCCGGGGGCCGGCCCGGGGGCGCTGGGCCGCCTCGTTCGGGAGCGCTACGGCGCCGCGATCCTCGACGGTCCGGTGCTGCTCCACGCGCCGGGGGCGCGGGCACGCCGCCGCCACGGGGTGGGCGGCGCCCCGGCCGAGGCTGCGGCGGGTTTCCCGACCCTCTACCAGGTCGGCCTGCCGGCCCTGCGCCGGGGCCGGCGATGGCGGCCGGGCGACCCCCAGGCCGCCCGCGTCGAGGCCTGCCTCGCGCTCATCGCGCATCTCGAGGATACCTGCCTCCTGCACCGGGGCGGGCCGGAGGGCTACGCCTTCGCCCGCACGGAAGCGGCCCGGTTCATCGCGGAAGGAGGCGTGGCCCAGCCCGACTGGCGCGAGCGCGCGACACACCTGCACCGCGCCTTCGTGGCCCGCAACCTCAGCCCCGGCGGCGGCGCGGATCTCCTCACGATGACGCTGTTCGTCGACGGGTTCGAGGCGCCGTGACCCTCGCGGTGCTCCTCTCCGGCCAGGGCGGCCAGCATCCCGGCATGTTCGCCCTCACGGCGGACCTGGCCGAGGCCGAACCGGTCTTCGCGGCGGCCGCGCGCTTGCTCGGTGCCGACCCGCGCGCCCTCGTGCGCTCGGGGAGCGCCGACCTGCACGGCAACCGCACCGGGCAGGTCCTGTGCTGCACCGCGGCGCTTGCGGGCTGGTGCCTCGTCGCGGCCGCGCGCCCGGCCCGCGCGATCGTGGCGGGCTACAGCATCGGCGACCTCGCGGCCTGGGGCTGCGCCGGTCGTCTCGATCCCGAGGCCGTGCTGTGCCTCGCCGCGGCGCGGGCGGAGGCGATGGACGACGCGGCCCCCGCCGGGTGCGGCCTTGCCGGAATCAGGGGCCTGCCGCTCGCCCGGATCGACGCGCTCGCCAGGGAGCATGGCTGCCACCTCGCCATCCGCAACGCCGCCGACAGCGCGGTGGTCGGCGGCGCCCGCGACGCCCTCGACGCCCTATGCGGCGAGGCCCTCGCGGCCGGGGCACGCCGCGCCGTGGTGCTGCCGGTGCACACGCCCTCCCACACGCCGCTCCTGGCGCCGGCGAGCCCGCGCTTCGAGGCGCTTCTGCGTGGCGAATCCCTCCGGCGCCCGCCGCCGGGCGCCCCACGGCTGATCAGCGGGATCGACGGCGCGCCGGTCTTCGACCCGCTCGCGGGCCTGGGGAAGCTGGCGCGGCAGATCTCGCACCCGATCGACTGGGCCGCCTGCCTGGAGGCCTGTCGGGAATACGGCGCCGACACCGTGCTGGAACTCGGCCCGGGCCACGCCCTCGCTACCATGGCCAGGGACGCGATGCCGGGAGCCCGCGTGCACGCACTCGACGAGTTCCGCACGGCCTCCGGCGTCGCCGACTGGCTCAAGGGCGGCTGACCGGACCTTGCCTCCGGATATCCCGTCCGGGATCACGACGCGCTGCCGGCGCTGGATGCCGGCAAGGAGCCGTGGCCGCGCCTGAGGCTGCGAACGGCGCCCAGGACATGCAGGCTGTCGGGGCGCTGACGCTCACGCGAGACGGGGGGCCGACGCTCCCGGCCACGGCCAGGAGCATCGCGGGTTCCTGATCCGACGGCACTCCCGACGATCCCCCGCACATCGCCGTCCGCACCACACCGCTCCCCGGAACCGGCGGCGCTCCTAATTCTGACGTTTCAGATTGACAGCGCCCGCGCGGCCTATTTATCTGATGCGGCAGATTAAGAGCAAGGAGCGGGACGTGTCGCGGAAAGTCATTCTGACCTGCGCTGTCGTAGGGGAAAACGCGTATAACCGCGCGCATCCGAGCTTCCCGGTGACGCCCGAACAGATCGCCGACGCAGCCCTGGAGGCGACCGAGGCGGGGGCTTCGGCGGTGCATCTCCACGTCCGCGATCCGCTCAGCGGGGCCGGCTCCCGCGACCCTGACCTGTTCCTCGACATGGTCACCCGGGTGCGCGACCGGGGCGTCCGGGCCGTGCTCAACGTCACCTGCGGCGGCGGCGCCACCTACGTCCCGGACCCGGAGGACGAGAGCCGCGGCGGGCCCGGAACCGACATCGCCCCGGCCGCCGAACGGGTCCGCCACATCGAGATGACGCGGCCGGAGATGTGCTCCATCGACGTGACGACGCAGAACCAGATGGATGGCGACAAGGAATACGTGTACCTCAATTCGGCGCCGACCCTGCGTCAGATGGCGCGGCGGTTCCAGGAACTCGGGGTCAAGCCCGAGATCGAGGTCTTCGCGCCCGGCGACATCCTGCTCGCCAACAAGATGCTGGAGGATGGCCTGTTCGATGCGCCGCCGGTCTACCAGATCGTCACCGGGACGCGCTGGGGCCTGCCGTCGAGCGCCGAGACCCTGATCTACATGCGCAGCCTGCTCCCCCCGGGGGCGAACTGGGCGGCCTTCGGCATCGGCCGCATGCAATTGCCGATGGTCGCTCAGGCTACGCTGCTCGGCGGCAACGTCCGGGTCGGCCTCGAGGACAATCTATACCTGAAGCGCGGGGTGTTCGCCACGAACGGTCAGCTGGTCACGGCCGCCCGGACGATCATCGAGACCATGGGCTACGAGGTCGCGACGCCCGACGAGGCGCGGGCCATCCTGGGCCTGAGGCCGCGCCGATGAGCGCGCTGCTGGTTCCCTGGCGGGGCCGGGCCCCGCGCGTGGCGCCCGACAGCTTCGTGGCGCCGACCGCCGTCCTCGTCGGGGATGTCGAGGTGCGCTCCGGCGCCAGCATCTGGTACGGCGCGGTCCTGCGGGCCGACGATTGCGCGATCGCCGTCCTGGAGGGCGCCAACGTCCAGGACGGGGCGGTGATCCACGCCGATGCCGGCAACGACGTCGAGATCGGCGAGGAGGCGACGATCGGACACCGCGCCGTCATCCATGGCTGCCGGGTCGGCGCCGGCGCGCTGGTCGGCATGAACGCGGTGGCGCTCGACCGCGCGCAGATCGGCCCGCGCGCGCTCCTCGGCGCCAACGCGCTCCTGACCGCCGGCCGGATCGTGCCCCCGCAGCGGCTCTGGACCGGCTCCCCGGCCACCGACCGGCGGGACCTTACAGACGAGGAGCTGCGGCACATCCGCGAGGGCGCGGCCCTCTACCGGGAGAAGACGCGGCAGCATCTCCTGGCGGCTCAGGCCGGTGCCGAGCCACGTCCGGCCTGACCGGATCTAAGGCCACCAAAACCCCCCAACCAGCGAGCGGCAGGCGACGCGATGACGACGACCGACGGACAACGGATCCTGGTGACGGCGGGCGCCGGCGGCGCCGGGCGCGTGATGGTGCGGGACTTCGCCGCCCGGGGCGACCGGGTCCTCGTCTGCGACCTCGACGGCGAGGCCCTGGCGCGGCTGAAAGGGGAGATCCCGGGCGTCCTGACGGTGCCGTGCGATGCCGGCTCGGCCGCCTCGATCGCCGAGACGATCGAGGCCGCGCAAAGGCTGCTCGGCGGCGTGGACGTCCTCGTCAACAATGTCGGCATCTCCGGCCCCACCGCCGCTGCCGAGGATGTCGCGCTGGAGGAGTGGGAGACCGCCTTGCGGGTCAACCTCACCAGCCACTTCCTCTTCGCCCGCGGGCTGATCCCCGGGATGAAGCGCCAGGGCGGGGGAGCGATCGTCACCATCTCGTCGGGGAGCGCCAGGACCGGGCTGCCGCTGCGCCTTCCCTACGTGGTCTCGAAGGGCGCGCTCCTCAGCCTGACGACCAATCTCGCCCGCGAGCTCGGCCCCTTCGGCATCCGGGTGAACGCGATCCTGCCCGGGCCGATCCGGGGCGAGCGCATCGCCCGCATCATCCGCGAGAAGGCCGCTGCCCTGGGCGTCAGCGAGGCCGACTACGAGGAATCGCTGACGCGCTACACCTCGCTGCGCACCCTGATGGATCCCGAGGACATCGCCGCCATGGTGCTGTTCCTCGCATTAAGCGCCGGCCGCCGCATCACCGGCCAGCTGATCGGCGTCGACGGCAATCTCGAATGGGAAGAGTAGCGCTCCTCGCAAGAGGAGAACGCACCGGTCCGAAGCACGCGCAGCACGCGGAAGCAGACATGCTACAATTTGCGGTCGATACGGGTGGCACCTTCACCGATCTCATCGTCCGGGAGGCGGATGGGTGCGCGCGCATGTTCAAGGCGCCGACGACGCCGGCCGATCCGATCGCGGGCGTGCTCGACGTGCTCGGGGTGGCGGCGGGCGAGTACGGCCTGACGCGCGCCGACTTCCTGGGACGGGGCGTGCGCCTCGTCCACGCGACGACGCACGCGCTCAACGCCGTCGTCACCGGGACCACGGCGCGCACGGCGCTGATCGTCACCGCCGGGCATCCCGATATCCTGACCCTGCGGGAGGGCGGCCGCGACCAGCCGTTCAACTTCGCGATTCCCTATCCCGAACCCTACATCCCCCGGAACCTGACCTTCGAGATGCCGGGCCGGATCCTCGCCGACGGCAGCATTCTGACGGACCTCGACGAGGCGGCGGCACGCGCCGTCATCGCCGAGGTGGCGCGGGCGGAGGTCGAGGCGGTGGCGGTCTGCCTGCTGTGGTCGATCGCCAACCCTGTCCACGAGCGGCGCGTCGGGGCGCTTCTGGCCGAGTGCCTGCCCGGCCTGCCGGTCACGCTCTCCCACGCGATCAACCCGGCGATCCGCGAGTTCCGGCGCGCCTCCTCGGCGGCGGTCGACGCCTCGCTGAAGCCCATGATGGCGGTCTACATGCGCCATCTCGAATCCCGCCTGAAGGAGGCCGGCTTCCACGGGCGGACGCTCGTGGTGACCTCGCAGGGCGGCGTGATCGATGCGGCGGACGCCGCCGCCGCCCCGATCCACATCCTGAATTCCGGCCCCTCGATGGCGCCGGTGGCCGGCCGCTACTTCGCCGCGCTCGACGAGGGGGTCGACGACGTGATCGTCGCCGATACCGGCGGCACGACCTACGACGTGAGCCTCGTCCAGCGCGGCGAGATCCCGGCGACGCGCAACACCTGGATCGGACCGCCCTATCGCGGGGTCATGATCGGCTTCCCCTGGGTCGACGTGAAGAGCGTCGGGGCGGGCGGCGGCTCGATCGCCTGGATCGACGAGGGCGGGCTGTTGCGGGTCGGGCCCCGCAGCGCCGGCGCCGTGCCCGGGCCCGTGGCCTACGGGCGCGGGGGGACCGAGCCCACCGTGACCGACGCCTCGCTGGCGCTGGGCCATCTCGATCCCGGCACGTTCCTCGGCGGCGCCATGCGGCTCGACCGCGACGCCGCCCGGGCCGCCCTCGCACAGCGGATCGCCGCGCCCCTCGGCTGCTCGGTGGAAGAGGCCGCGGACGCGGTGCTGACCGTGGCGACCGAGAACATGGTCCAGGCCATCCTCGACATCACGGTCAACCAGGGGGTCGATCCCCGCAACGCCGTGCTGATCGGCGGCGGCGGCGCGGCCGGGCTGAACTCGGTGCGGATCGCCCGCCGGCTCGGCTGCCGGAGCCTGCTCGTTCCCCAGGTCGGCCCGGTCCTGTCCGCGGCGGGCGCCGTCATGTCCGACCTCAGGGCCGATTTCCGCGCGGCGTTCTTCACCCGCTCCACCGCCTTCGATGCCGCGGGGGCCGACGCCGTGCTGGCCGAACTCACGGACAAGGCGAA comes from the Methylobacterium currus genome and includes:
- a CDS encoding ACP S-malonyltransferase translates to MTLAVLLSGQGGQHPGMFALTADLAEAEPVFAAAARLLGADPRALVRSGSADLHGNRTGQVLCCTAALAGWCLVAAARPARAIVAGYSIGDLAAWGCAGRLDPEAVLCLAAARAEAMDDAAPAGCGLAGIRGLPLARIDALAREHGCHLAIRNAADSAVVGGARDALDALCGEALAAGARRAVVLPVHTPSHTPLLAPASPRFEALLRGESLRRPPPGAPRLISGIDGAPVFDPLAGLGKLARQISHPIDWAACLEACREYGADTVLELGPGHALATMARDAMPGARVHALDEFRTASGVADWLKGG
- a CDS encoding biotin-independent malonate decarboxylase subunit beta, encoding MSERITDPKITDPKATSWYEASARARLDGLLDSGTFREFIGPEQRRMSPHLPLFDLPRAFDDGMIVGAGRIDGKPVLVAAQEGRFMGGAFGEVHGAKLVGLLRAALVARPAAVLILFDTGGVRLQEANAGETAIAEVMRAIAQLRAAGVPVIGLIGGRAGAYGGGGLIAGTCSRLAISESGRISVSGPEVIETNKGAEEFDSRDRALVWRTMGGKHRRLTGGGDAFVDDTVAAFREAALALIGTAPAFDLATMEAEQARLEERLARFGECRDGTEIWARLGVNDPAAVPGMTTAEFDSLLASLGETHHDAR
- a CDS encoding 3-keto-5-aminohexanoate cleavage protein, with product MRQIKSKERDVSRKVILTCAVVGENAYNRAHPSFPVTPEQIADAALEATEAGASAVHLHVRDPLSGAGSRDPDLFLDMVTRVRDRGVRAVLNVTCGGGATYVPDPEDESRGGPGTDIAPAAERVRHIEMTRPEMCSIDVTTQNQMDGDKEYVYLNSAPTLRQMARRFQELGVKPEIEVFAPGDILLANKMLEDGLFDAPPVYQIVTGTRWGLPSSAETLIYMRSLLPPGANWAAFGIGRMQLPMVAQATLLGGNVRVGLEDNLYLKRGVFATNGQLVTAARTIIETMGYEVATPDEARAILGLRPRR
- the mdcE gene encoding biotin-independent malonate decarboxylase subunit gamma, translated to MTLAEILSSLFPEGHAVTAADGLVSGEGPFRGGRLAVIGIDGDTPLGVEGACRLAGHVLAVMRRGERTPILVAIDSDSQRMSRRDELLGLNEYLAHLAKTLLLADAKGHPTVGLIYGHSAAGAFIATALATRVLVGLPGANPSVMDLPSVARVTKLPLDRLEAMAKDTPVFAPGLDNMVKTGAVQGVLDPRAALGPQIAAVIDALPERDARDRAGRERGGRPIAEGIAAQVVREATQPDARA
- the mdcA gene encoding malonate decarboxylase subunit alpha, which gives rise to MSGWRQERAARDARIEAGRAHASGKVVAAAQVVDLLEAVLRPGDRVCLEGDNQKQADCLARGLSQCEPARVHDLHMVQSGIVLPEHLDIFEHGIARRLDYSYSGPQGGRIARMLYGGQIELGAVHTYLELFARYFVDLTPNVALIAGVSADRDGNLYTGPNTEDTPTVVEATAFKNGVVVAQVNEIVDRVPRVDIPGDRIDFVVEADKPFYVEPLFTRDPAAMTETQILMAMMAIKGIYAAYGIRRLNHGIGFGTAAIELLLPTYAERLGLKGKIATHWALNPHPTLIPAIESGFVKQVHCFGSEVGMDRYIRERPDIFFTGADGSLRSNRAFCQTAGLYACDLFIGSTLQIDLMGHSSTVTQSRVAGFGGAPNMGSDPHGRRHPSDTWMKAGREMEITGDPALMRGRKLVVQIVETFGDKLVPAFVERLDALELAKKLGLELAPVMVYADDVTHIVTEEGIANLLLCRTADEREQAIRGVAGYTEIGRKRDRAMVERLRERGIVRRPEDLGIEPLDADRSLLAAKSIKDLVHWSGGLYEPPAKFRNW
- a CDS encoding hydantoinase/oxoprolinase family protein, encoding MLQFAVDTGGTFTDLIVREADGCARMFKAPTTPADPIAGVLDVLGVAAGEYGLTRADFLGRGVRLVHATTHALNAVVTGTTARTALIVTAGHPDILTLREGGRDQPFNFAIPYPEPYIPRNLTFEMPGRILADGSILTDLDEAAARAVIAEVARAEVEAVAVCLLWSIANPVHERRVGALLAECLPGLPVTLSHAINPAIREFRRASSAAVDASLKPMMAVYMRHLESRLKEAGFHGRTLVVTSQGGVIDAADAAAAPIHILNSGPSMAPVAGRYFAALDEGVDDVIVADTGGTTYDVSLVQRGEIPATRNTWIGPPYRGVMIGFPWVDVKSVGAGGGSIAWIDEGGLLRVGPRSAGAVPGPVAYGRGGTEPTVTDASLALGHLDPGTFLGGAMRLDRDAARAALAQRIAAPLGCSVEEAADAVLTVATENMVQAILDITVNQGVDPRNAVLIGGGGAAGLNSVRIARRLGCRSLLVPQVGPVLSAAGAVMSDLRADFRAAFFTRSTAFDAAGADAVLAELTDKAKAFIAGPGAGSIEAQIRYAVEARYATQVWEIEVPLRDSLLAGPEALAAFVADFHARHRALFSFEDPTSAIEIIGWSAEARCRLNRDNHIRIGAAGAEPGQGTGQGEGPATRRAYFGGAGWVETPVHAFDRLEPDREIPGPAIVESRLTTIVVEPGAIFQGRPSGSLSVRFGEQP
- the mdcC gene encoding malonate decarboxylase acyl carrier protein, which produces MEKLSFRHTTRRALPGARAQAITGVVASGDLEVLLERVLPATECMVEIETAIRGYAEVWDAVIADFVARAEPGGLRITVNDGGARPDTVSLRLLQGARLMEA
- the mdcG gene encoding malonate decarboxylase holo-[acyl-carrier-protein] synthase — encoded protein: MNPAAAESYRRHDLLDVAPGAWAAMLADRPDLKDVPQVADWALLRRPVILRRSHPGEGGLVPAGLPLPPRDGKRRIGLVLPPEAVRLRVPVALSATRAACPDAWDAVVAEVAALGEAHGLVPRAFGSLLWQSLTGLPYLSGTSDLDLLWPVAGAVPGGFLDGLAAIDARAPMRLDGEMLLPDGGGVNWRELHEAAPGEAVLVKHRDRLALREAGAILAGDPE
- a CDS encoding SDR family oxidoreductase; protein product: MTTTDGQRILVTAGAGGAGRVMVRDFAARGDRVLVCDLDGEALARLKGEIPGVLTVPCDAGSAASIAETIEAAQRLLGGVDVLVNNVGISGPTAAAEDVALEEWETALRVNLTSHFLFARGLIPGMKRQGGGAIVTISSGSARTGLPLRLPYVVSKGALLSLTTNLARELGPFGIRVNAILPGPIRGERIARIIREKAAALGVSEADYEESLTRYTSLRTLMDPEDIAAMVLFLALSAGRRITGQLIGVDGNLEWEE
- a CDS encoding gamma carbonic anhydrase family protein, whose translation is MSALLVPWRGRAPRVAPDSFVAPTAVLVGDVEVRSGASIWYGAVLRADDCAIAVLEGANVQDGAVIHADAGNDVEIGEEATIGHRAVIHGCRVGAGALVGMNAVALDRAQIGPRALLGANALLTAGRIVPPQRLWTGSPATDRRDLTDEELRHIREGAALYREKTRQHLLAAQAGAEPRPA
- the mdcB gene encoding triphosphoribosyl-dephospho-CoA synthase MdcB, with amino-acid sequence MFPDSPALPAGDEDLRAADAIARAAAAALRGELDTYPKPGLVSPVDSGSHTDMDAGTFRASAAAITPFFAALARAGAAGAAMPALRRIGLDAETAMRAATGGVNTHRGAIFGLGLLCAAAGARPGAGPGALGRLVRERYGAAILDGPVLLHAPGARARRRHGVGGAPAEAAAGFPTLYQVGLPALRRGRRWRPGDPQAARVEACLALIAHLEDTCLLHRGGPEGYAFARTEAARFIAEGGVAQPDWRERATHLHRAFVARNLSPGGGADLLTMTLFVDGFEAP